A stretch of the Poseidonibacter parvus genome encodes the following:
- the rpsI gene encoding 30S ribosomal protein S9, translating to MAKVYATGRRKTSISKVWLEVGTGELTINGQSLDAWLGGHEAIKKRVMQPLEVTKQETSVNIVVKTLGGGYSAQADAVRHGISRALVAYDEQFRAVLKPYGLLTRDARSVERKKYGRRKARKSGQFSKR from the coding sequence ATGGCTAAAGTTTATGCAACAGGAAGAAGAAAAACATCTATCTCTAAAGTATGGTTAGAAGTTGGTACTGGAGAATTAACTATCAATGGTCAGTCTTTAGACGCATGGTTAGGTGGACACGAAGCAATTAAAAAAAGAGTTATGCAACCTTTAGAAGTTACTAAACAAGAAACTTCAGTAAATATCGTTGTTAAAACTTTAGGTGGAGGATACTCTGCACAAGCTGATGCTGTTAGACATGGTATTTCTAGAGCTTTAGTTGCTTATGATGAGCAATTCAGAGCTGTATTAAAACCTTACGGTTTATTAACTAGAGATGCTAGATCAGTTGAAAGAAAAAAATACGGAAGAAGAAAAGCAAGAAAAAGCGGTCAGTTCTCAAAAAGATAG